The following coding sequences are from one Cryptococcus deuterogattii R265 chromosome 1, complete sequence window:
- a CDS encoding chitin synthase: MNPGDVYQPPQGYNAYGSPTRQNQRPPQPQPPHLPPQQPPYPPPHQPAVQYGDPFSASPQRPPTAPVQNMSPAWQEPQGSHHHAAHPLQQASPTGPQSPRYSLPTQSMSPFNGSPASAPAPAPYIMGSPSHAHAPPIPASSPQHTRFNMNPSYPLPQQQLTPSYSYPNGIDDRLTSPPPLMPHHSSHSSISAIPAPVPDNINYSPSYPPQGYGNTADDDMNDSHPLLAHAAPDPRFGIPQSASAMSMSAPAARYQLSDTGAGDMGVPMYTGNGDAEGQNGFGTGDNVGADDENEVNMHYGPIPARMVRRNRTQKRVQLFQGHLVLDVEVPTMLLDQCPIRQGNEFTKMRYTAVTCDPNDFVEDKYTLRQRLYDPPRQTELFIVITMYNEDDILFCRTMRGVMQNIAHLCTRSKSKTWGENGWKKVVVCIVADGRKKINPRTRSVLAALGVYQEGVGKNIVNGKPVTAHVYEYTTQLSINSSGKIGPGGPNTVPIQMLFCLKEKNQKKINSHRWFFNAFGTCLRPNVCVLLDVGTQPGPDSIYHLWKAFDINSSVGGACGEIVALKGMFWKNLLNPLVAAQNFEYKMSNILDKPLESIFGYITVLPGAFSAYRYIALLNDEKGNGPLKQYFVGETMHGSGAGIFSSNMYLAEDRILCWELVSKRECKWKLHYVKSAYAITDVPDTVPELVSQRRRWLNGSFFAAIHSIVHFGYLYRSSHTFTRKFFLHIELVYQTLNMIFAWFALGNYFIAFFVLTESLNSLGSAWKYVNTPLHYIYIALLLWCFLLSLGNRPAGSKIGYTLSMVGFALITVYMLFAAIYLAIKGVEDVEAQGDITASTVFGNKIFRNIVISLLATYGLYILSSLIALEPWHMITSFLQYLLLAPSYINVLNVYAFCNVHDVSWGTKGSDKVSDDLGVVKSSGDNKDEVTVDLPIEQKDINAVYAAELQILGTKAPKEVRVISDDQKQEDYYKNVRTNVLLAWTMTNGALVAAILQTSGGDSSLATTYMGILLYTVAGLAFFRFLGSSAYLVVRLFVGE; this comes from the exons ATGAATCCGGGCGATGTATACCAACCGCCACAGGGCTACAATGCATACGGCTCCCCCACGCGCCAGAATCAACGCCCCCCGCAACCACAGCCGCcgcatcttcctccgcaACAGCCACCgtatcctcctccacaccAGCCTGCCGTTCAGTATGGCGACCCTTTCAGCGCCTCCCCACAGCGCCCACCTACTGCTCCTGTGCAGAACATGTCTCCGGCATGGCAAGAACCCCAAGGCAGCCACCATCATGCCGCTCACCCGCTACAGCAGGCTTCGCCGACCGGTCCTCAAAGTCCTCGGTATTCGCTTCCGACGCAATCAATGTCCCCGTTCAACGGCTCCCCTGCGTCTGCACCCGCTCCAGCACCGTACATAATGGGATCTCCTTCCCATGCTCATGCTCCTCCTATACCTGCGTCTTCACCTCAACACACGCGTTTTAACATGAACCCATCATATCCTCTACCCCAGCAACAGCTTACCCCGTCATATTCCTATCCAAACGGCATTGATGATCGTCTCACCTCGCCACCTCCTTTGATGCCTCACCATTCATCCCATTCGTCTATTTCTGCTATACCTGCTCCAGTTCCAGATAACATCAACTACAGCCCAtcttatcctcctcaaggGTACGGCAACACCGCAGATGACGATATGAACGACtcccaccctcttcttgcacACGCGGCGCCTGATCCTCGGTTTGGGATTCCTCAGTCAGCAAGTGCAATGTCAATGTCAGCTCCGGCGGCAAGGTATCAATTAAGCGACACAGGTGCTGGAGATATGGGCGTACCGATGTACACTGGGAACGGTGATGCCGAAGGGCAGAATGGGTTTGGAACTGGAGATAACGTAGGTGCAGACGATGAGAATGAGGTCAATATGCACTATGGACCCATTCCAGCGAGGATGGTTAGGCGAAATAGGACGCAGAAACGTGTGCA ACTCTTCCAGGGTCATCTCGTACTTGATGTCGAGGTTCCTACAATGCTGCTCGACCAGTGCCCAATTCGCCAGGGAAACGAATTTACCAAAATGAGATATACAGCGGTTACCTGTGATCCAAACGACTTTGTTGAGGACAAGTATACTCTCAGGCAACGATTGTACGATCCACCTCGACAAACGGAGCTTTTCATTGTCATTACAATGTATAAC GAGGACGATATTTTATTTTGTCGAACGATGCGAGGCGTGATGCAGAATATTGCTCACCTTTGTACGAGGTCAAAAAGTAAGACCTGGGGAGAGAACGGCTGGAAAAAG GTGGTGGTGTGCATCGTTGCGGACGGTCGAAAAAAGATCAACCCCCGAACTCGTTCAGTCCTCGCTGCGCTCGGTGTATACCAAGAAGGTGTAGGTAAGAACATAGTCAATGGAAAGCCTGTCACAGCACACGTATACGAGTACACTACACAGT TGTCGATAAACTCTAGTGGAAAGATTGGCCCTGGCGGTCCAAATACGGTGCCAATCCAAATGCTGTTCTGTCTCAAG GAGAAgaatcagaagaagatcaacaGTCATCGATGGTTCTTCAA CGCTTTTGGTACTTGCCTTCGGCCGAACGTGTGCGTCCTTCTTGACGTTGGTACGCAACCTGGACCCGATTCGATCTACCATCTTTGGAAGGCATTTGATATTAACTCAAGCGTTGGCGGTGCTTGTGGTGAGATTGTCGCGTTGAAGGGGATGTTCTGGAAAAATCTACTGAACCCTTT GGTGGCAGCGCAAAATTTTGAGTACAAGATGAGTAACATTCTGGATAAACCTCTCGAGTCAATTTTTGGATATATCACCGTCTT GCCTGGTGCTTTCTCTGCGTATCGATATATCGCACTTCTCAATGACGAAAAAGGGAACGGTCCTCTAAAGCAGTACTTTGTTGGAGAGACGATGCATGGTTCTGGAGCTGGTATCTT CTCGTCCAATATGTATCTCGCCGAAG ATCGTATCCTTTGTTGGGAACTCGTGAGCAAGAGAGAATGTAAATGGAAGCTGCATTATGTCAAGTCGGCCTATGCCATTACAGACGTACCGGATACAGTTCCTGAGCTGGTTTCTCAAAGACGAAG ATGGCTCAATGGGTCTTTCTTTGCGGCTATTCACTCCATCGTTCATTTCGGCTATCTTTACCGATCCTC CCATACATTTACTCGGAAATTCTTCTTGCACATAGAACTGGTCTACC AAACATTAAACATGATCTTCGCCTGGTTCGCTCTAGGGAATTACTTCATTGCTTTC TTCGTTCTTACCGAATCTCTCAACTCCCTCGGCTCTGCGTGGAAATATGTCAATACCCCCTTGCACTATATCTATATTGCACTCTTGCTATGGTGTTTCCTATTAAGTTTAGGTAACAGACCTGCTGG TTCTAAGATAGGTTACACGTTAAGTATGGTCGGATTTGCTTTAATCACAGTATATATGCTCTTTGCGGCTA TATATTTGGCAATAAAAGGTGTCGAGGACGTCGAAGCACAAGGAGACATAACGGCGAGCACTGTATTTGGAAACAAAATCTTTAGGAATATCGTGATATCGTTGCTGGCGACATATGGATTGTATATTCTCAGCTCATTGATAGCTCTCGAACCATGGCATATGA TCACTTCTTTCTTGCAGTATCTTTTACTCGCCCCGTCGTACATTAATGTACTCAA CGTATATGCGTTTTGCAATGTGCACGATGTG TCTTGGGGTACTAAAGGGTCCGACAAAGTCTCTGACGATCTTGGTGTCGTCAAATCCTCAGGCGACAATAAAGATGAGGTCACTGTTGATTTACCGATTGAACAAAAGGATATCAATGCTGTATACGCGGCAGAGCTGCAAATATTGGGAACGAAGGCTCCGAAAGAGGTGCGGGTGATTAGCGATGATCAGAAACAAGAAGATTATTATAAGAACGTTAGGACAAAT GTGTTGCTGGCTTGGACAATGACCAACGGAGCTCTGGTGGCTGCGATTTT ACAAACGAGCGGTGGGGATAGTTCATTAGCAACAACATATATGGGTATCTTGTTGTA